A DNA window from Aminivibrio sp. contains the following coding sequences:
- a CDS encoding Y-family DNA polymerase, whose translation MGHPGAVLKACTDLLALCDCNNFFVSCERLFRPDLEGRPVVVLSGNDGVVIARSNEVKALGVKMGEPYFKVRSFLERHGAAVFSSNFRLYEEVSARVMACLRTFAPSMEVYSVDEAFLEVPPEGKKKPEEWARDVRAAVLRETGIPVSVGVAPTKTAAKLAAERAKKRPETGGGFALLPGERWDNLLGEVPVEDVWGIGRRSSDFLRRRGISTALRLRDAPDDRLEKRLGIRGLRTAWELRGIRCFPIEERVKPQKSIQSSRSFAVPVRDGESLAEAVTEFTLAAGRRLRSQNSLAGSLSVSISTSRFRGPFFGARAEVILETPTDSDITLVRAAARVLSSIFREGRDYEKAEVCLGRLSSAGTVQLRLFGKKEDRGAALSRAADRLNGEAGRKLLLPAALLGEKEWRPRKDRHSGVELEDLEKLPVIPGEK comes from the coding sequence GTGGGTCATCCGGGAGCCGTCCTGAAGGCTTGCACCGACCTGCTGGCCCTCTGCGACTGCAACAACTTCTTCGTTTCCTGCGAACGGCTTTTCCGCCCCGACCTGGAGGGGCGTCCCGTGGTGGTGCTCTCCGGCAACGACGGTGTGGTCATAGCCCGGTCCAACGAGGTCAAGGCCCTCGGGGTGAAGATGGGGGAGCCCTACTTCAAGGTTCGGTCCTTTCTGGAACGTCACGGCGCCGCCGTGTTCTCCAGCAATTTCCGGCTCTATGAGGAAGTGTCCGCCCGGGTTATGGCGTGCCTCCGGACATTTGCCCCGTCCATGGAAGTCTACTCTGTTGACGAGGCCTTCCTTGAAGTTCCCCCCGAGGGGAAAAAGAAGCCGGAGGAATGGGCCCGGGATGTCCGGGCGGCTGTCCTGAGGGAAACGGGCATCCCCGTCTCCGTGGGGGTGGCCCCGACGAAGACGGCGGCGAAGCTGGCGGCCGAACGAGCCAAGAAGCGCCCCGAAACAGGGGGCGGGTTCGCCCTCTTGCCCGGCGAGCGGTGGGACAATCTTCTCGGGGAGGTTCCCGTGGAGGACGTGTGGGGGATCGGCCGGCGCTCGAGCGATTTTCTCCGCAGGCGGGGCATCTCCACGGCTCTCCGCCTGCGGGACGCCCCCGACGACAGGCTGGAGAAGCGCCTCGGGATCCGGGGGCTCAGGACAGCGTGGGAACTCAGGGGGATACGGTGTTTTCCCATAGAGGAGCGGGTAAAGCCCCAGAAATCCATCCAGTCCTCCCGGTCCTTCGCCGTGCCGGTCCGGGACGGCGAATCTCTTGCCGAGGCGGTGACGGAGTTCACCCTTGCGGCGGGACGGCGCCTCCGCTCCCAGAACTCCCTTGCGGGGAGCCTTTCGGTGAGCATCTCCACCAGCCGCTTTCGGGGGCCCTTTTTCGGGGCCCGGGCGGAAGTGATTCTCGAAACGCCCACCGACAGCGATATCACTCTCGTGCGGGCTGCGGCGAGGGTTCTCTCATCCATTTTCCGGGAGGGTCGCGATTACGAGAAGGCCGAGGTCTGCCTGGGGAGGCTCTCTTCCGCCGGGACGGTACAGCTCCGTCTCTTCGGAAAAAAGGAAGACCGGGGGGCGGCTCTCTCCCGGGCGGCGGACCGGCTCAACGGCGAAGCGGGCCGCAAGCTCCTTTTGCCCGCAGCCCTGCTCGGGGAGAAGGAGTGGCGTCCCCGGAAGGACAGACACTCGGGCGTGGAACTCGAG